CGAGGTGGAGAGCGGATCGAGCCGGAAGCGCCCCATCCTCGCTGAAGCCCTCGCGCAGTGTCGTCGCAACGGTGCCATCGTGGTCATAGCGATGCGATAAAGGCCTTGCGTCGATTGGACATGACGCCTTCGGATCTCCCTTTGTCCCGATCGTGAAGAAGGGCCACCCGGCATCCGCCATCGCAACAATGCGCGGCCGCCCCGCCGATCCCCGCCAAATCGGATCAGATTGTCGGCGCCGGTCCAATGTGACCCGCCGGGCGCCCGGCCGGCGGTGCCGCAGGGGGGAGACTGTTCCGCAGTCGCGACGGAAGCCCGTTTTCCTTGGGATTCAGCCACACTCCGCTGCGTCACCGGGCGCCCGCAGCGCAGCGCGTGGCGATCCGGGATAGGGGCTATTACGGACTTTGCCGGTGATCGATCCTGACCAGTAACCATCCCCCCTATGGGCAGCATCTGGGGGGCACCATCAATGAACAGGCATATTCTCTTACTTGCACCTCTTTCATCGTTACTTCTGTGCAGCTGCGCCACATTCAGTTTCGCGCCGCCCTCCATTGAGGCGGAAATGCCGGTCGCCGACAATGGCATCTGCCCGCCAAAGGTGAAGAAGGACGAGGCGAAAATCGGCGAGAACGTCAAGGCGGCGCTCCAGCTCGTCGAGAATTATCGGATAGCCTATGGCTGCGCCTCGGGCAGGCTCGCGAACGGCCGCCAGCTGTTCGAGGTGCCGGCCGCGCTGGCGCTGGCGGGGGGCACGGCCGCGGCGGCATTCGGGGCGGGCCCCGGCGCGGCCATCGGCACCGGGGCGGCTGCCGCGACACTGGGCCATGGCAACAGCTATTATGCACCGAAGCAGAAGGCCCGTATCGTGGCCGCCGCGCATGACGCGGTGGTGTGCATCAAGCAGGAAGCCTCCGGCGTCACCGCCATGACGATAGAGGCGAGCGAGAAAAAGAAGGCCGCCTTGCAGAGCGTCAGCTTCTCGCCTGAGTTTCAGTATTTCCAGCAGGTCTCGTCCGCCCTGCAGAACATCGGAGCCATATTGGCGGATCGATTGAGCTCGGTGGGCAGCTACGCGCCCGATGCGATCGCCAAGGAGATCGTCACCCTGGCAAAGGAGGCCGAGGAGGCGAAGAGCAACCCGGCCAAGAAGGATGCCGAAGCTACCGCCAAATCGCTGACCTCGAACGGTTCCGCCGACGAGACGATCGTCAACGGGATCGTCGAACTGGCCGAACTGCAGCCAAGACTGAAGCTCTGCGTGCTTCGCGCCAAGGCGGGGTGACGCATATGCCGCCATGCCTTCCGGCCGAGCTTGTCGAAGCGCTGTGGCCGGCACCATAGCCGCGATCGGCTTGGCCATGATTGAGGAACTCTCAAGGCTGATCTGAATTATCCAGATCATGACCGCGTCGATCCTGATCGTTGAAGATGAAATGCTGATCGCCCTGGAGATGCAGAGCATTCTCGAGGACCATGGTTATCATGTCGCGGGGATCGCGGCGGATCTCGAAGGCGCTCTGGCGCATGCCGACACTGGCCTGGACCTGGCGCTGGTCGACCTGAACTTGCGAGACGGCCTGACCGGACCGCAGATAGGATCGACCCTGGCGGGCGAGCATAGGGTCGGTGTCCTCTTCCTGACCGCCAATCCACGGCTCCTGGGCGATGGTGTCGCGGGCGCGATCGGCGTTCTGACGAAGCCGATGGACGAAGAAAGCCTGGCTTCCGCGGTTCACTTCGCCTTGCGTGTACGCGAGGGCCAGCCCGCGGAAGCGCCGCCCAAGCTTCTGCGTTTCGGCTAGACCCTTTCACGATCCGATTGCATCGGCTCGTCGGCTCTACCTTATGTTTTACCACGATTTCCGAGTCGACCGATCGGCCCAGTAATCGCTCTGGTTCACGCCCGGTTGAGTGCGGAGATGGGGATAAGGAGATCGACGCGCAGCCCTTCGCGCGCCCAGTGCCGTTCAAGTGTGCCGCCGAGCTGCTGGACGATGCTGATCTGCGTCAGACGGCTGCCAAAACCCAGTTCTTCCGGTTCGGCAAGGATCGGGGGACCGCCCGCTTCTTCCCACCGCAGCCGCACCTGACCCTGCTCCGCGACCGAAGCGATGCGGACGCGCCCGTCAGAGTTTGAAAGCGCGCCGTATTTTGACGCATTTGTCGCCAGCTCATGGAATACGAGGCCGATCGGCGTAGCGCCACGATCGTCCACAGGCAGGTCGTCACCCTCGATGGTCAGTCGCCCCTCATCAATTGCGGGGTAGGGGCTGAGCAACTCCTTGAGAAGCGCAAGCAGCGTGGAAGGCCCCTCGTGGCGCGCGCTTTCCTCACTATGGGGGCGGACATAATCGTGGGCGCGGCCGAGCGCCGCCACACGGGCCTGAAGCTGACGTGCGAATTGTTTAGCACCGGGGAACTGGCGCGCCGAAATACCGATCAAGCCGCTCAGGACCGCGAAAATATTCTTGATCCGATGGCTCAGCTCGCGGCTCAGAATTTCATTCTGCTGCGCAACCTGTTTCTGCTCGTGGATGTCCGTGCAGGTTCCGACCCACCGCACGATCTCACCCTCTTCATTCCTGACAGCCAGGGCCCGCCCAAGGGTCCAGCGATATGCCCCGCTGCGGTGGCGCAGCCGATATTCAATCTCATACGACTCACCCGTCCTCAGGCTATGGCGCCATCGCGACCAAGCCCTCTCCTGATCGTCCGGATGGAACATTCCATTCCAGCCTTCGCCATCGGTGGAACCC
The sequence above is drawn from the Rhizorhabdus dicambivorans genome and encodes:
- a CDS encoding response regulator codes for the protein MTASILIVEDEMLIALEMQSILEDHGYHVAGIAADLEGALAHADTGLDLALVDLNLRDGLTGPQIGSTLAGEHRVGVLFLTANPRLLGDGVAGAIGVLTKPMDEESLASAVHFALRVREGQPAEAPPKLLRFG
- a CDS encoding PAS domain-containing protein, translated to MPQMVWSTLPDGFHDYYNAQWYEFTGVPKGSTDGEGWNGMFHPDDQERAWSRWRHSLRTGESYEIEYRLRHRSGAYRWTLGRALAVRNEEGEIVRWVGTCTDIHEQKQVAQQNEILSRELSHRIKNIFAVLSGLIGISARQFPGAKQFARQLQARVAALGRAHDYVRPHSEESARHEGPSTLLALLKELLSPYPAIDEGRLTIEGDDLPVDDRGATPIGLVFHELATNASKYGALSNSDGRVRIASVAEQGQVRLRWEEAGGPPILAEPEELGFGSRLTQISIVQQLGGTLERHWAREGLRVDLLIPISALNRA